The Thermococcus sp. genome has a segment encoding these proteins:
- a CDS encoding elongation factor EF-2 → MGRREEMIAKIKELMTQPERIRNMGIAAHIDHGKTTLSDNLLAGAGMISEELAGKQLVLDFDEQEQARGITINAANVSMVHNYEGQDYLINLIDTPGHVDFGGDVTRAMRAIDGAIIVVDAVEGVMPQTETVLRQALREYVKPVLFINKVDRLIKELKLGPNEILNRFAKIITDVNRLIKRYAPEEFKNQWLVKVEDGSVAFGSAYYNWALSVPFMKKTGVTFKDIVELTNAGDLKTLRQKAPLHVVVLDMVVRHLPNPLEAQKYRIPHLWRGDINSEVGQAMLKCDPKGKMVMVVTKIIIDKHAGEVATGRVWSGTVKSGKEVYLINSKRKARIQQVGIYMGPERINMEAVPAGNIVAVTGLRDAMAGETVAEEPIEPFEALHYVSEPVVTVAIEAKNVKDLPRLIEALRQLAKEDPTLHVKIDEETGQHLLSGMGELHLEVKLVKLKEDWKIDVDVSPPIVVYRESVTKKSPIVEGKSPNKHNRFYITVEPMPDEIYEAIKEGIIPEGRPKNPKEVAKKLAELGMDYEMAKGIVDVYNGNMFFDNTKGIQYLNEVMDLLVDGFHMAMDEGPLAKEPVMKVIVRLHDAKIHEDNVHRGPAQIYPAIRTAIHCAMMKAGPVLYEPYQKVIINVPYEYMGAVSREINQRRGQLIDMRQEGEVMIIIAEAPVAEMFGFAGAIRGATSGRALWSTEHAGFKRVPNELAQQIIRQIRQRKGLDPNPPTEKDVCPQQ, encoded by the coding sequence ATGGGAAGAAGGGAAGAGATGATTGCGAAGATTAAAGAACTGATGACCCAACCTGAGAGAATCAGGAACATGGGTATCGCCGCTCATATTGACCACGGTAAAACAACACTCAGCGACAACCTGCTCGCTGGAGCGGGAATGATTAGCGAAGAACTTGCCGGAAAACAGCTCGTTTTAGATTTCGACGAGCAGGAGCAGGCGAGGGGTATTACAATCAACGCGGCCAACGTTTCAATGGTTCACAACTACGAGGGACAGGACTATCTTATCAACCTGATTGATACTCCGGGTCACGTTGACTTTGGTGGTGACGTTACGAGAGCTATGAGGGCAATAGACGGTGCCATCATCGTGGTTGATGCAGTTGAAGGTGTCATGCCCCAGACCGAGACCGTTCTCAGGCAGGCCCTCAGAGAATACGTCAAGCCTGTTCTCTTCATCAACAAGGTTGACCGTCTCATAAAGGAGCTCAAGCTCGGCCCGAACGAGATACTCAACCGCTTCGCCAAGATAATCACCGACGTCAACAGACTCATCAAGCGCTACGCCCCGGAGGAGTTCAAGAACCAGTGGCTGGTCAAAGTTGAGGACGGTAGCGTCGCCTTTGGAAGTGCCTACTACAACTGGGCCCTCAGCGTTCCCTTCATGAAGAAGACAGGCGTTACCTTCAAGGACATCGTCGAGCTAACCAACGCCGGTGATCTCAAAACACTCAGGCAGAAGGCTCCGCTCCACGTCGTGGTTCTCGATATGGTCGTTAGGCACCTTCCGAATCCGCTTGAGGCCCAGAAGTACAGGATTCCACACCTCTGGAGGGGAGATATCAATAGCGAGGTCGGCCAGGCTATGCTCAAGTGTGACCCGAAGGGCAAGATGGTCATGGTCGTGACCAAGATAATCATCGACAAGCACGCCGGTGAGGTCGCCACCGGCCGTGTCTGGAGCGGAACCGTCAAGAGCGGTAAAGAGGTTTATCTCATCAACAGCAAGAGAAAAGCTAGAATCCAGCAGGTCGGTATCTACATGGGTCCCGAGAGGATTAACATGGAAGCAGTTCCGGCCGGAAACATTGTAGCGGTTACCGGTCTGCGCGACGCCATGGCCGGTGAGACCGTTGCGGAAGAACCTATTGAGCCGTTTGAGGCCCTCCACTACGTCAGCGAGCCGGTGGTTACCGTCGCCATTGAGGCCAAGAACGTCAAAGATTTGCCGAGGCTCATCGAGGCTTTGAGACAGCTCGCCAAGGAAGATCCAACGCTCCACGTCAAGATTGACGAGGAAACCGGCCAGCACCTCCTCAGTGGTATGGGTGAGCTCCACCTCGAGGTCAAGCTCGTCAAGCTCAAGGAAGACTGGAAGATTGACGTTGACGTTTCACCGCCGATAGTCGTCTACCGCGAGAGCGTCACCAAGAAGAGCCCAATCGTCGAAGGAAAGAGCCCGAACAAGCACAACAGGTTCTACATAACCGTCGAGCCAATGCCCGACGAGATTTACGAGGCCATCAAGGAGGGTATCATCCCGGAGGGTAGACCCAAGAACCCGAAGGAAGTAGCAAAGAAGCTAGCTGAACTTGGCATGGACTACGAGATGGCCAAGGGCATCGTTGACGTTTACAACGGTAACATGTTCTTCGACAACACCAAGGGTATCCAGTACCTCAACGAGGTCATGGACTTACTCGTTGACGGTTTCCACATGGCCATGGACGAGGGACCGCTCGCTAAAGAGCCAGTCATGAAGGTCATAGTCAGGCTCCACGATGCCAAGATACACGAGGACAACGTCCACCGCGGTCCGGCTCAGATATACCCGGCCATAAGGACTGCCATCCACTGTGCCATGATGAAGGCCGGTCCGGTCCTCTACGAGCCCTACCAGAAGGTTATCATCAACGTGCCCTATGAGTACATGGGTGCCGTCAGCAGGGAAATCAACCAGAGGCGCGGTCAGCTCATCGATATGAGGCAGGAAGGAGAAGTCATGATTATCATCGCCGAGGCTCCAGTTGCAGAGATGTTCGGATTCGCGGGAGCGATACGTGGTGCAACCAGCGGAAGGGCCCTCTGGAGCACTGAACATGCGGGCTTCAAGCGCGTTCCGAACGAGCTGGCCCAGCAGATTATCAGGCAGATACGCCAGAGGAAGGGCCTCGACCCGAATCCGCCGACCGAGAAGGACGTCTGCCCACAGCAGTGA
- a CDS encoding HD domain-containing protein, with protein MKLVHDPIHGGIELDDFAVRLVDTPEFQRLRRITQLGLAFLVYPSARHTRFEHSLGTFHIARLIRARNSEIGEGVVYSALLHDLGHYPFSHTLECLYPRHEENTRWLIKHGEVGDVLRERFSIGEFLGFLKHPLVSGDIDADRMDYLVRDAYYTGVAYGLVDLERLIRNLRWDGERLVLGEKGIMAGQNLLISRSMMYPTVYQHHTARIAGAMLCKAVELEGIAEREIRQMDEIDLVARLRASDRREVRELIGAINERKLYKRVLWSSERLEPELVEELRKELEEEFDHLALLDYPKMPKFEERNAFVECNGEIKRLSEVSPVVKALVEAKESHWRWGIYAREDIGEKVREFVSKTLK; from the coding sequence GGCGGAATCGAGCTTGATGACTTTGCCGTTAGACTGGTTGACACGCCGGAGTTCCAGAGGCTCAGGAGGATTACCCAGCTCGGTCTGGCTTTCCTCGTCTATCCCTCCGCCAGACACACGCGCTTTGAACACTCCTTGGGGACCTTCCACATAGCTAGACTGATACGGGCTAGGAACTCAGAAATAGGGGAGGGAGTCGTTTACTCGGCCCTTCTCCACGACCTTGGACACTATCCCTTCTCCCACACCCTCGAATGTCTCTACCCGAGGCACGAGGAGAACACGCGCTGGCTCATAAAACACGGCGAAGTCGGAGACGTTCTGAGGGAGCGGTTTTCTATTGGGGAGTTCCTTGGTTTCCTTAAGCATCCGCTCGTGAGTGGTGATATAGACGCGGACAGAATGGACTACCTTGTGAGGGACGCATACTACACCGGCGTTGCCTACGGCCTCGTTGACCTTGAGAGGCTCATCAGGAATCTCAGGTGGGACGGAGAAAGACTGGTTCTCGGCGAGAAGGGCATAATGGCCGGCCAGAACCTCCTGATATCGAGGAGCATGATGTACCCAACGGTTTACCAGCACCATACCGCAAGGATAGCCGGCGCGATGCTCTGCAAGGCCGTTGAACTCGAAGGAATTGCCGAGAGGGAAATACGACAGATGGACGAGATTGACCTCGTTGCAAGGCTCAGGGCGAGCGACAGGCGGGAAGTTAGAGAGCTGATAGGGGCGATAAATGAGCGGAAGCTCTACAAACGCGTCCTCTGGAGCAGTGAAAGGCTTGAGCCGGAGCTCGTTGAGGAACTGAGGAAAGAACTTGAGGAAGAGTTTGACCACCTCGCCTTGCTGGACTACCCCAAGATGCCCAAGTTCGAGGAACGTAACGCCTTCGTCGAATGCAACGGGGAAATCAAGCGTCTCAGTGAGGTCTCGCCGGTTGTGAAGGCCCTCGTCGAGGCTAAGGAAAGCCACTGGCGGTGGGGAATTTACGCGAGGGAGGACATTGGGGAAAAGGTCAGGGAGTTTGTATCAAAAACCCTTAAGTAG